In Liolophura sinensis isolate JHLJ2023 chromosome 2, CUHK_Ljap_v2, whole genome shotgun sequence, a genomic segment contains:
- the LOC135462925 gene encoding RNA guanine-N7 methyltransferase activating subunit-like, translated as MADISSSENTKNITVAKTPSSLMIDEETAKKDVEDFEEMFQDRFTDNDEDFVATTSSPIPPPPCVLNFFTRQKRNYYDRSRQGHRGRGRGGDRGDNRGHGDYRGYRDRGFRNHPYGDRRYDNRNEQGSRYHPYQDRHRHYHDNRNRHGDRY; from the exons ATGGCAGACATTTCATCATCAGAGAATACAAAGAACATTACTGTGGCAAAAACACCGTCTTCTTTGATGATTGATGAGGAAACTGCCAAGAAAGATGTTGAAGATTTTGAGGAAATGTTCCAGGATCGCTTCACGGATAATGATGAGGATTTTGTGGCTACCACCTCCTCCCCAATACCTCCCCCTCCATGTGTGCTAAACTTCTTCACGCGCCAGAAAAGGAATTATTATGACAGATCTCG ACAGGGCCATAGAGGCAGAGGCAGAGGTGGTGACCGTGGTGATAACAGGGGTCATGGAGATTATCGGGGTTACAGAGACAGGGGATTTAGAAACCATCCCTATGGCGATCGTCGTTATgacaacagaaatgaacaagGGTCAAGGTATCACCCTTATCaagacagacacagacactaccatgacaacaggaATCGTCATGGAGATCGTTACTGA